ataatatatcaatattttaCGTTCTATAATTCTATACATGTTATTAATATGCACATAAAACTgatcatttaatttaattgaaaTAAGTCAAATAGAAAGAGTACTTCAGTAGGCTTTGTTTTGgtccattttttatatttattaaaataattaataattatttgttttaacaCTTTCTACTTCCtcaaatatgaaatatttatttttgataaaagaaaaaatttaaatatatatatagttcatTTCTTGTGATTAATTTTtaggaatatataataaaaaagttaccCAATTATAATAGATTTGATGAATTTAACAAAAGTTATTCTACAGCATCAAATGATAATTTCTGTAAATAATTACGTAAGTCCAAAATCCAATGTGGAgatgtaaaataattttgtggGGCgattgtaaataaattaaatatgtttgaaaaaaaaaaactatagtGAGAGagaacataaatatatttgttcttatttcatttattggTTATGTGATGATATAATCAAAAACTTTAAAACTATTAGGGAAACTACTTTCGACACATGTTATAAATCTGGACTTAATGGTATTCTTCTTCAAGCGTACGAAGAAATAGTAGGAAGAAGTTGTATATTCTATTCTAATGACAGTTTTAATGaatggaaagaaaaaaaatacctatattattattataaagtatatgattatattataaagaatagtttttctaaaaaagaagaagaaaggTGCAGTAAATTtcttgaaaatataaaaaattcgtGTGAAAAACATACTAAGAGTtgctataaatatttttttcagaaaggtaattatatgaatgaatatccaaaatattttatatgtgaaaaaaaatatactccGAATCATCTCTTAcctaaattaaaatatacatataactaACCCAGTAGATATCGgggaaaataatttaagaattaactattaataaaaatgttttaattaaaagtcaaatttcatttaaaagaTGAATTAAATGTTTATTAGATGATTCTTTCTACAAAGTAACAATATTCGGATTTATAGGACttgcaaatattttttgcattattcctattttataaagtaaataaaagttccatcttaaaatataaaatttgttgCACACATCTATGCAATTGATAtgacttaaaaaatatattgcacaacaaaaattttattctttgtatatttttattttcattttagaCTTGTCTCTgcagaagaaataaaaataaatataaataatggaTCAAAATGGATGCTTAGGAAAATTTGATGATGCAAAACGTAGAAATGTAAATTGAGATggtacaaaaattaatttatcataCTATGCTTTATGGAACAGTTCTAATTTCAcatgtattataaaatatttcatggTAGTAATACtgaaatacatttaaatcTTGTTCTGGAAGTAGATTAGTTtactaaaacaaaaaaatatataaataaatggtaTAGAAATAGTTGTtcatttgaaaattatacatttatttttatatttgatatttattttttttttttttgatttcagtagttataataaaggtacaaaatgattttaatttgcataacaataaaacaattttttgtttaaaatttaaatcttattttaatgtaccataaaatataaaaacgtgattatatatttatttttcctcaATTTGTTTATAGATTATACTATATTGTacttacaaatatatatagtcgaaattgtaaaaatcataatatattatatatatttattttacagtattatatgtacttatatgttaatttaaaatttacgtACAACTACAGATaactataataaatta
This genomic interval from Plasmodium brasilianum strain Bolivian I chromosome 13, whole genome shotgun sequence contains the following:
- a CDS encoding PIR protein, giving the protein MNLTKVILQHQMIISVNNYVSPKSNVEMETTFDTCYKSGLNGILLQAYEEIVGRSCIFYSNDSFNEWKEKKYLYYYYKVYDYIIKNSFSKKEEERCSKFLENIKNSCEKHTKSCYKYFFQKGNYMNEYPKYFICEKKYTPNHLLPKLKYTYN